AACAGAAAAACATTATTGAGCGCCATTCATTTATCCAATTGGAAAGTAGCAAACTATGAGCGACATTCCCTACCAGCCATATTCATTACTCAACCTAAACGAGATTTCTGTAGCTACTAAGGTGCAAGTTATTGAATTGCTCAACCGCACTTTGGCTACCACAATAGATTTGAAAACTCAAATTAAACAGGCTCAGTACAACGCGATCGCGGGTGACAACTGCGAGCCATTGCAGGAATTATTTGCTGAAATGGCAACCCAACTAGAAGAATACATTGATATCTTCGCCTTTTGGCTCACGGCTTATAGGGGATTAGCGCGCGCTACAGCTAAAGTCGCAGCAGAGCGATCGCAATTACCAGAATATCCTCACGACACAACCGAAAGCTCGGAACACGTCGCGGCTGTGGCACAGCGGCTGGCACTGTATGCTCAGTTGTTACTGCAATTTAGCATTCAAACAGCTCAGTGGGGAGATGTGGAAACATCTGCCTTATACGAAGAAGTGCTTCAGGTAATCGAACAGCGACTGTGGTTGCTCTCAGCACCTTGGTCAGCAGTGGCTCAAGGGGACGAAACAGCGGCAGCCAACGGACGCGAAGAACACCGCCAGACGACAAGCGATCGCGTTTCCCAATTTGCTTATTCATCCAATGCTCGATCCCAATCAGATATTAACTGAGTATTGCGGTGAGGGTCATGTTTTAGATCGGTTGGTTGAGTATAATGAGTAAAAAGCTGAGTTAAGGTCAAACCTTATGACTGTTTGGGTAGCGATTGAATGTCCTCATTGCCATAGCACAGAGGTGACTAAATACGGTAAGTCGCCAGTAGGCAAACAACGCTATTGCTGCCAAAACGTCGATTGTCCCTACCGCACTTTTGTTTTAACCCAGACTTATCCAGGAAGGACACGAGAAGTCAAGCAGCAGATTGTGGAGATGACGCTCAACGGTAGCGGGGTAAGAGATATCGCTAGAGTATTACATATCAGTCTCACGACAGTCATTCAGGAATTAAAAAAAACTCGCACTCCTCAAGCCAGTGAATCAAAAACTCCTACAGCAGCTAAAACCTGAGAGTGTGGAAGTAGAAATTATCCGAGTTGAGGTGACTCAAGCAGCTGGTGTTGAAGAGTCAGAGCTAGATGAAATGTGGAGCTACGTAGGTAGAAAGAGTAACCCCAGGTGGTTATGGCATGCCATCGAC
The DNA window shown above is from Chroococcidiopsis sp. SAG 2025 and carries:
- a CDS encoding DNA starvation/stationary phase protection protein Dps gives rise to the protein MSDIPYQPYSLLNLNEISVATKVQVIELLNRTLATTIDLKTQIKQAQYNAIAGDNCEPLQELFAEMATQLEEYIDIFAFWLTAYRGLARATAKVAAERSQLPEYPHDTTESSEHVAAVAQRLALYAQLLLQFSIQTAQWGDVETSALYEEVLQVIEQRLWLLSAPWSAVAQGDETAAANGREEHRQTTSDRVSQFAYSSNARSQSDIN
- a CDS encoding IS1-like element transposase, encoding MTVWVAIECPHCHSTEVTKYGKSPVGKQRYCCQNVDCPYRTFVLTQTYPGRTREVKQQIVEMTLNGSGVRDIARVLHISLTTVIQELKKTRTPQASESKTPTAAKT